CTGCTGACCATTGACTTCTTGGCCCAATTGGATACTGTGATGTAGTATCGTTGGTTAGTGTAGTACCGGGCTTCCAGGAATCCCAGAGCTGGTCCGAGGACTTGCACGAACCTCTCTGACAGGCTCAGTTGACTCGAGGAGAGCGAGGCGCTCTTGAGTGCCTCGGAATGCCCTTCTACCGTCGTGTGCATCGTGGTGACTATCGGCGCGTCCAGCCTCCTTGGCGATACGAGATAATCCGGCATTGCGCTCTGGGAGTGGATTATGTCGGGCTTATCTTTCTTGACGATATCCGGGACGTACTGGCTGCAGTTCAGCTGGAACGAGAAGTTCTTGAAGAAAGTATCGCTTGCGCTGCCAAGGTAGGTCACCCTAGTGTTTCTGGGGAGATCGAGTTCAGAATCTGTCTTCCGACCAGCCCCGTCGCCCGCGACGCCTTTGTTCCTTGGCGTGACTATGTGCACGGATACGTCATCCGGGAAGTACTTCGCGAGCTGTAGGACATAGTTGCCAACCCCGCCGTAGACAGGGAGAAACTCGGGTGTAAGCATCAGGACTCTCAATTCGACCACTGGTGGGGAACCGTATGGACCTTCTTCCTCTATAACTTTCTAGAGGCTATCTGCCTTTCAATGTGCTGGTGTCTCGGCAGGCCAGCTGTAGATTGGATCGTGCATGGCCGCTGGCTCATCGACGGCGCTGTATTGTATGTACAAGTGGTTGAAGTCACGTCTGTGGTCAAGCGCAAAAGTGCGGAGCGAGAGTTCAAGATTCATTTTCGTCGCACTGTTAGGATGGAGCTGTTATGGCACTCCCTTTATGGAGCCACTAAATACTTCTGGGCGAATGCGCTTGGCATGCCTGTGGCGCTTCCTCGTGACACTGTCGAATGGTACAAGGATAAGGAGACGGGCGTAGACCTTACCTATCTTTTTCATCTAGTTGCAAGGAGATTCGAAGGAAAGAGAGCCCTCGACTTGGGCTGCGCTGGAGGCGACTATCTCGCGCTCTTTCCCAAGGGGTCCGTCGGCCTTGAGGCATCCGCCCCGAGTCTTGAAGCCTGCCGCACAAAGGGCCTGGACGCGAGATACGGGGACCTGAACCGCCCGCTGGAGTTCAATGATTGCGAGTTCGATGTCGTGTTGTGTTCGCACGTGCTTGAGCACGTCGATTCGCCCGTCAATCTTCTGAGGGAGGCGTGGAGAGTGCTGAGACCGGATGGCCTGGTGCTGATTGCTGTCCCGAATGAGGACTCGTTGGCCAACAGGATAGGACACGACCCCTACTTCGGAGGACATTTTGAGCACCTGTACAGCTTCTCGAAAGACAATCTTCTGGCTCTGTGCTCACGAACAGGGTTCGAGGTCG
The DNA window shown above is from Candidatus Thermoplasmatota archaeon and carries:
- a CDS encoding class I SAM-dependent methyltransferase yields the protein MPVALPRDTVEWYKDKETGVDLTYLFHLVARRFEGKRALDLGCAGGDYLALFPKGSVGLEASAPSLEACRTKGLDARYGDLNRPLEFNDCEFDVVLCSHVLEHVDSPVNLLREAWRVLRPDGLVLIAVPNEDSLANRIGHDPYFGGHFEHLYSFSKDNLLALCSRTGFEVETVLHGVYFLNRLFESSPALAKALQSAYQLVGHRFFPYLTSQYWVVGRKSGVVGGPPI